From Mustela erminea isolate mMusErm1 chromosome 1, mMusErm1.Pri, whole genome shotgun sequence, a single genomic window includes:
- the WDR18 gene encoding WD repeat-containing protein 18 isoform X1, with protein sequence MAAPMEVAVCTDSAAQLWSCVVWELHSGANLLTYRGGQAGPRGLALLNGEYLLAAQLGKNYISAWELQRKDQLQQKIMCPGPVTCLTTSPNGLYVLAGIAESIYLWEVSTGNLLVILSRHYQDVSCLQFTGDSSHFLSGGKDCLVLVWGLCSVLQADPSRTPSPRHVWSRHTLPITDLHCGFGGPLARVASSSLDQTVKLWEVSSGDLLLSVLFDVGIMAVTMDLAEYHVFCGGSDGSIFQVDLCTWPGQKEKSFQPEQDSGKVFRGHRNQVTCLSVSTDGSVLLSGSHDETVRLWDTQSKQCIRTVTLKGPVTNAAIMLAPVSMLSSDFRPGLPLPHFNRHLLGAEHGDEPHRGGFTLRLGLHQQGSEPSHLERAERLRAVMSSTMEKSVLGGQDQLRVRVAELEDEVRNLRKVNRDLFDFSTRVITRPAK encoded by the exons ATGGCTGCTCCCATGGAAGTGGCCGTGTGTACGGACTCGGCGGCCCAGCTGTGGAGCTGCGTGGTGTGGGAGCTGCATTCGGGCGCCAACCTGCTCACGTACCGCGGCGGCCAGGCCGGACCCCGCGGCCTGGCGCTGCTCAATGGCGAGTACCTGCTGGCGGCGCAGCTGGGCAAGAACTATATCAGCGCCTGGGAGCTGCAGCGGAAG GACCAGCTCCAGCAGAAGATCATGTGTCCTGGGCCTGTCACCTGTCTGACCACGTCCCCCAATGGCCTCTATGTCCTGGCGGGGATTGCGGAGAGCATCTACCTGTGGGAG GTCTCCACAGGGAACCTTCTGGTCATCCTGAGCCGCCACTACCAGGACGTGTCGTGCCTGCAGTTCACGGGGGACAGCAGCCACTTCCTTTCGGGGGGCAAGGACTGCCTGGTGCTAGTGTGGGGCCTGTGCAG TGTGCTGCAGGCGGACCCCTCCAGGACCCCGTCCCCCCGGCACGTCTGGTCTCGCCACACCCTGCCCATCACGGACCTGCACTGTGGCTTTGGGGGACCCCTGGCCCGGgtagcctcctcctccctggaccAGACAGTGAAG CTGTGGGAGGTCTCGTCGGGCGATCTATTGCTGTCCGTGCTTTTCGACGTGGGCATCATGGCCGTGACCATGGACCTAGCCGAGTACCACGTGTTCTGCGGCGGCAGTGACGGCTCCATCTTCCAGGTGGATCTCTGCACCTGG cctgggcagaaagagaagagcttCCAGCCGGAGCAGGACAGCGGGAAGGTGTTCAGAGGGCACAG GAACCAGGTGACCTGTCTGTCTGTGTCCACTGACGGCAGCGTGCTGCTCTCGGGTTCCCATGACGAGACCGTGCGCCTATGGGACACCCAGAGCAAGCAGTGCATCAGGACCGTGACCCTCAAAG gccCCGTGACCAACGCCGCCATCATGCTGGCACCGGTCAGCATGCTGAGCTCGGATTTCCGGCCGGGCCTGCCCCTGCCGCACTTCAACAGGCACCTGCTGGGCGCCGAGCACGGGGACGAGCCCCACCGCGGGGGCTTCACGCTGCGCCTTGGCCTCCACCAGCAG GGCTCGGAGCCCAGCCACCTCGAGCGGGCGGAGCGGCTACGCGCGGTGATGAGCAGCACGATGGAGAAG AGCGTCCTGGGCGGCCAGGACCAGCTGCGGGTCCGTGTGGCCGAGCTGGAGGACGAGGTGCGGAACCTGCGCAAAGTCAACCGCGACCTGTTCGACTTCTCCACGCGCGTCATCACGCGCCC
- the WDR18 gene encoding WD repeat-containing protein 18 isoform X2, which translates to MASMSWRGLRRASTCGRGAHASSSCLCGRSAPRRWALPSPETVVTSLPRRALEGGPWAPDIQESEVSTGNLLVILSRHYQDVSCLQFTGDSSHFLSGGKDCLVLVWGLCSVLQADPSRTPSPRHVWSRHTLPITDLHCGFGGPLARVASSSLDQTVKLWEVSSGDLLLSVLFDVGIMAVTMDLAEYHVFCGGSDGSIFQVDLCTWPGQKEKSFQPEQDSGKVFRGHRNQVTCLSVSTDGSVLLSGSHDETVRLWDTQSKQCIRTVTLKGPVTNAAIMLAPVSMLSSDFRPGLPLPHFNRHLLGAEHGDEPHRGGFTLRLGLHQQGSEPSHLERAERLRAVMSSTMEKSVLGGQDQLRVRVAELEDEVRNLRKVNRDLFDFSTRVITRPAK; encoded by the exons ATGGCCTCTATGTCCTGGCGGGGATTGCGGAGAGCATCTACCTGTGGGAG AGGGGCCCACGCTTCCAGCAGCTGCCTCTGTGGCCGCTCTGCTCCACGCAGatgggccctgccctccccagagaCCGTGGTGACATCACTCCCTCGCCGTGCACTGGAAGGGGGTCCTTGGGCACCTGACATCCAGGAGTCAGAG GTCTCCACAGGGAACCTTCTGGTCATCCTGAGCCGCCACTACCAGGACGTGTCGTGCCTGCAGTTCACGGGGGACAGCAGCCACTTCCTTTCGGGGGGCAAGGACTGCCTGGTGCTAGTGTGGGGCCTGTGCAG TGTGCTGCAGGCGGACCCCTCCAGGACCCCGTCCCCCCGGCACGTCTGGTCTCGCCACACCCTGCCCATCACGGACCTGCACTGTGGCTTTGGGGGACCCCTGGCCCGGgtagcctcctcctccctggaccAGACAGTGAAG CTGTGGGAGGTCTCGTCGGGCGATCTATTGCTGTCCGTGCTTTTCGACGTGGGCATCATGGCCGTGACCATGGACCTAGCCGAGTACCACGTGTTCTGCGGCGGCAGTGACGGCTCCATCTTCCAGGTGGATCTCTGCACCTGG cctgggcagaaagagaagagcttCCAGCCGGAGCAGGACAGCGGGAAGGTGTTCAGAGGGCACAG GAACCAGGTGACCTGTCTGTCTGTGTCCACTGACGGCAGCGTGCTGCTCTCGGGTTCCCATGACGAGACCGTGCGCCTATGGGACACCCAGAGCAAGCAGTGCATCAGGACCGTGACCCTCAAAG gccCCGTGACCAACGCCGCCATCATGCTGGCACCGGTCAGCATGCTGAGCTCGGATTTCCGGCCGGGCCTGCCCCTGCCGCACTTCAACAGGCACCTGCTGGGCGCCGAGCACGGGGACGAGCCCCACCGCGGGGGCTTCACGCTGCGCCTTGGCCTCCACCAGCAG GGCTCGGAGCCCAGCCACCTCGAGCGGGCGGAGCGGCTACGCGCGGTGATGAGCAGCACGATGGAGAAG AGCGTCCTGGGCGGCCAGGACCAGCTGCGGGTCCGTGTGGCCGAGCTGGAGGACGAGGTGCGGAACCTGCGCAAAGTCAACCGCGACCTGTTCGACTTCTCCACGCGCGTCATCACGCGCCC